Proteins from a single region of Desulfolutivibrio sulfoxidireducens:
- a CDS encoding glutamine synthetase family protein: MKDMVFDLKTPADVMKVVREHNVRFIQFWFVDVLGDLKSFEVTARELPAAFGEGMGFDGSSIHGFARVEESDMLAMPEPSTFQILPWRNEEYLVARVFCDILKPDLTPYEGDSRYILKKVLKKASESGYTFYLGPELEFFLFASRTQPVPLDVGGYFDAPPVDLGVKIRREIICALEDMGIEVEYSHHEVASSQHEIDLRYQEALRMADIAVTYRIICKEIAARHGCYASFMPKPIFGINGSGMHVHQSLFKNGKNVFFDASDTYHLSKEAKGYIAGLLTHSREICCVTNQWVNSYKRLVPGYEAPTYIAWARRNRSTLVRVPMYKPGKENATRVELRSPDPACNPYLAFAVMLAAGFKGLEEGYDLPDPVESNIYEMDHKALVTHGIGSLPDSLYEAAQEMGSSTLVRETLGDHIHEKLYRNKMIDCSEYNTLVTKYEIKEYLQQL, from the coding sequence ATGAAAGACATGGTTTTTGACCTGAAAACGCCGGCGGACGTCATGAAGGTCGTCCGGGAACACAATGTCCGGTTCATTCAGTTCTGGTTCGTCGATGTCCTTGGGGACCTGAAGAGTTTCGAGGTCACAGCGCGAGAGCTGCCCGCGGCCTTCGGCGAAGGCATGGGCTTCGACGGATCCTCGATCCACGGCTTCGCCCGGGTGGAGGAATCCGACATGCTCGCGATGCCGGAACCGTCAACCTTTCAGATTCTTCCGTGGCGGAACGAGGAGTATCTGGTCGCCCGGGTGTTCTGCGACATTCTCAAGCCCGATCTGACGCCTTACGAGGGAGACAGCCGGTATATTTTGAAGAAGGTCTTAAAAAAGGCGTCGGAAAGCGGATATACCTTTTATCTGGGACCGGAACTCGAGTTCTTTCTCTTTGCATCACGCACGCAGCCGGTTCCGCTGGACGTCGGCGGGTATTTCGACGCCCCTCCCGTGGATTTGGGGGTCAAAATCAGGCGGGAGATCATCTGCGCCCTGGAGGACATGGGCATCGAGGTCGAGTACAGCCACCACGAGGTGGCCAGCAGTCAGCACGAGATAGACCTGAGATATCAAGAGGCCTTGAGGATGGCCGACATCGCTGTCACGTACCGGATCATCTGCAAGGAGATCGCGGCCAGGCATGGATGCTACGCGTCTTTTATGCCCAAGCCCATCTTCGGGATAAACGGCAGCGGCATGCACGTGCATCAGTCCTTGTTCAAAAACGGGAAGAACGTCTTTTTCGATGCCTCGGACACGTATCATTTGAGCAAGGAGGCAAAAGGATACATAGCGGGACTGTTAACACACTCCAGAGAAATATGCTGTGTCACCAATCAATGGGTTAATTCCTACAAACGGCTCGTCCCCGGGTACGAGGCCCCGACATATATCGCCTGGGCCCGTCGGAACCGGTCCACCCTCGTCCGCGTGCCGATGTACAAACCCGGCAAGGAAAACGCCACCAGGGTCGAATTGCGCAGCCCCGATCCGGCGTGCAATCCCTATCTTGCCTTTGCCGTCATGCTCGCGGCCGGTTTCAAAGGCCTTGAGGAGGGATATGATCTGCCTGATCCCGTGGAGTCGAATATTTACGAAATGGATCACAAGGCGCTCGTTACACATGGTATCGGCTCCCTTCCGGACAGTCTGTACGAGGCGGCCCAGGAAATGGGGTCGAGCACCCTCGTAAGGGAAACCCTCGGCGATCACATCCACGAAAAATTGTATCGGAACAAAATGATCGATTGCAGCGAGTACAACACGTTGGTCACAAAATATGAAATAAAAGAATATCTGCAGCAACTCTGA
- a CDS encoding response regulator, whose protein sequence is MNKPTILVLDNEDMVRALLTDFFTDNGHMVHAAASAGDALVELARRPFDVAVVEYGPGDMDGEAFMAMAREMRPDLCYIVHAGSLDGLPPHHADFEHDRVLGVLFRPVRDLNLFLDLLRHPPCPARLRK, encoded by the coding sequence ATGAACAAACCCACGATCCTCGTGCTCGACAATGAAGACATGGTCCGCGCCCTGCTCACGGACTTCTTCACGGACAACGGGCACATGGTCCATGCCGCGGCCAGCGCCGGGGACGCCCTGGTGGAACTGGCCAGAAGGCCCTTCGACGTGGCCGTGGTGGAGTACGGTCCGGGGGACATGGACGGGGAGGCCTTCATGGCCATGGCCCGGGAGATGCGACCGGACCTGTGCTACATTGTGCATGCCGGTTCCCTGGACGGCCTCCCGCCGCATCACGCCGATTTCGAGCACGACCGGGTGCTGGGCGTTTTGTTCCGGCCCGTGCGCGACCTGAACCTCTTCCTGGACCTTTTGCGGCATCCTCCCTGTCCGGCCCGCTTGCGAAAGTGA
- a CDS encoding glutamate synthase-related protein, protein MSQVQKSNDVLGTVNRGNSTESGLCTLCRADCTGKCETWMSSFKGRSMLYPRDFGLVTAGSGNTTHLGVSYNAMRIQGYNYGWSGNGKCKPNDSDECLFTNVSLETEFGCEEKTTARLPLMTGALGSTFIAAKYWESFAIGCALVGIPIVVGENVVGVDRKSEIQNGKISKSPELDRRVETYMRFHDGHGAIIIQLNVEDTRNGVAEYVIDKYGDKVFIELKWGQGAKNIGGEIEVTNLDYANFLKKRGYLVDPDPEKEEVQNAFRQRAIKSFARHSRLGYTSLANADQVKENFMLSVDYLRKLGFRHISLKTGSYGMEALAMAIKFASEANLDLLTIDGSGGGTGMSPWNMMETWGVPSILLHSKAYEYASLLAAKGKKVVDLSFAGGLAREDHMFKALALGAPYVKMICMGRGVMIPGFLGANIEGALHPERREAVHGNWATLPKSIREVGESPEQIFSGYYDILKKVGSQGIKEVPYGAMAIWSLADKLSAGLQQLLAGARKHSIKDISRSDIASANRETELETKIPFITDVQDEVAKNLLNS, encoded by the coding sequence ATGTCTCAGGTACAAAAATCAAATGATGTGTTAGGGACTGTAAACAGGGGGAACTCCACGGAGTCCGGATTGTGCACGTTGTGCCGGGCTGATTGTACGGGGAAATGTGAAACCTGGATGTCAAGCTTCAAGGGCCGCAGCATGCTTTACCCAAGGGATTTTGGATTGGTTACCGCGGGAAGCGGGAACACGACCCATCTTGGGGTTTCATATAATGCGATGCGAATCCAGGGATATAATTACGGGTGGAGTGGAAACGGGAAATGCAAGCCCAACGATTCGGATGAATGCCTCTTCACCAATGTGAGCCTGGAGACGGAGTTCGGTTGCGAAGAGAAAACGACCGCCAGGCTCCCCCTGATGACCGGGGCCCTCGGCTCCACGTTCATCGCGGCGAAGTACTGGGAATCGTTCGCTATCGGCTGTGCCCTGGTGGGCATTCCCATCGTGGTCGGGGAAAATGTCGTTGGCGTGGACAGGAAATCGGAAATTCAAAATGGAAAGATTTCCAAATCACCCGAACTGGACCGGCGCGTTGAAACCTACATGCGATTTCATGACGGGCATGGGGCGATCATTATCCAGCTCAACGTGGAGGACACCCGAAACGGCGTCGCGGAGTATGTGATCGACAAATATGGGGACAAGGTCTTCATCGAACTCAAGTGGGGCCAGGGTGCGAAGAACATCGGCGGGGAGATCGAGGTCACCAACCTCGATTACGCCAACTTCCTCAAGAAACGCGGCTATCTCGTGGATCCCGATCCGGAAAAGGAAGAGGTCCAAAACGCCTTCAGACAGCGCGCCATCAAGAGCTTCGCCCGCCACAGCCGCCTTGGATACACCAGCCTCGCCAATGCCGACCAGGTGAAGGAAAACTTCATGCTGTCGGTGGATTACCTGCGCAAGCTCGGGTTCAGGCATATTTCCCTGAAGACGGGCTCCTATGGGATGGAGGCCCTGGCCATGGCCATCAAGTTCGCCAGCGAGGCCAATCTTGATCTTTTGACCATCGACGGCTCCGGGGGCGGAACCGGCATGAGCCCGTGGAACATGATGGAAACCTGGGGCGTGCCGTCCATCCTGCTGCATTCCAAGGCCTACGAATACGCCTCCCTGCTTGCGGCCAAGGGCAAAAAGGTGGTGGACCTCTCCTTTGCCGGCGGCCTGGCTCGCGAGGATCACATGTTCAAGGCCCTGGCCCTCGGGGCCCCGTACGTCAAGATGATCTGTATGGGGCGCGGGGTGATGATTCCCGGTTTCCTCGGGGCGAACATCGAGGGCGCCCTGCATCCCGAACGCCGGGAAGCGGTGCACGGCAACTGGGCCACGCTCCCCAAATCGATCCGGGAGGTGGGAGAGAGTCCGGAACAGATTTTTTCCGGTTATTACGACATCCTGAAAAAGGTCGGGAGCCAGGGAATCAAGGAGGTTCCTTACGGCGCCATGGCCATCTGGTCGCTGGCCGACAAGCTTTCGGCCGGATTGCAGCAACTCCTCGCCGGGGCGAGAAAGCATTCCATCAAGGATATCAGCCGTAGCGACATCGCCTCGGCCAACCGTGAGACGGAACTGGAAACCAAGATTCCGTTCATCACCGACGTCCAGGATGAGGTCGCCAAAAACCTGCTGAATTCCTGA